From Panthera uncia isolate 11264 chromosome X, Puncia_PCG_1.0, whole genome shotgun sequence, the proteins below share one genomic window:
- the IGBP1 gene encoding immunoglobulin-binding protein 1: MEPVASVCNLWLPEVLCRFGNDGATGPIRRSFRSRSHSPSSPFPRLPLTPEVRFSAYLPPTKMATAEDELLPPRLPELFETSKQLLDEVEVATEPTGSRIIQDKVFKGLDLLKKAVEMLTQLDLFSRNEDLEEIASTDLKYLLVPAFQGALAMKQVNPSKRLDHLQWAREHFLNYLTQCQYYHVAEFELPKTKNNSPDNNTASSSMAYPSLVAMASQRQAKIKRYKQKKEVEHRLSALKSAVESGQADDERVREYYLLHLQRWIGISLEEIESIDQEMKILREKDSSKQVSTSYSPRQDRPPMKPFILTRNMTQAKVFGAGYPSLASMTVNDWYDQHRKYGALPDQGIAVTTPELKRTAQEHEDQEQKEEEDDEHTLHRAREWDDWKDTHPRGYGNRQNMG; the protein is encoded by the exons ATGGAACCGGTGGCTAGTGTCTGCAACCTGTGGCTTCCGGAAGTTCTTTGTCGCTTTGGTAACGACGGAGCGACTGGACCAATACGGCGCTCTTTCCGGTCTCGTTCACACTCGCCGAGTTCTCCTTTTCCAAGATTGCCTTTGACCCCGGAAGTGAGGTTTTCCGCGTACCTTCCTCCCACCAAGATGGCAACAGCAGAGGACGAGTTACTGCCACCGCGGCTTCCCGAGCTGTTTGAAACCAGCAAGCAGCTTCTGGACGAAGTGGAAGTAGCGACTGAGCCCACCGGTTCCCGGATAATCCAAGATAAGGTGTTCAAGGGACTAGACCTCCTTAAGAAGGCTGTTGAAATGTTAACACAGCTCGACTTGTTCAG CCGAAATGAAGATTTGGAAGAGATTGCTTCCACCGACCTGAAGTACCTGCTGGTGCCAGCATTTCAAGGAGCGCTCGCCATGAAACAAGTCAACCCCAGCAAGCGTCTAGATCATTTGCAGTGGGCTCGAGAACACTTTTTAAACTACTTAACTCAGTGCCAATACTATCATGTGGCAGAGTTTGAGCtgcccaaaaccaaaaacaactcACCTGATAATAATACTGCTAGTTCCTCCATGGCCTATCCTAGCCTCGTTGCAATGGCATCTCAAAGACAGGCTAAAATAAAGAG ATACAAGCAGAAGAAGGAGGTGGAGCATAGGTTGTCCGCACTGAAATCTGCTGTGGAAAGTGGTCAAGCAGATGATGAGCGTGTTCGTGAATATTACCTCCTTCACCTTCAAAGGTGGATTGGTATCAGCTTAGAAGAGATTGAGAGCATTGACCAGGAGATGAAGATCCTGAGAGAAAAAGACTCCTCAAAACAG GTATCAACTTCTTACTCACCTCGTCAGGACAGGCCTCCAATGAAACCCTTCATTCTCACTCGGAACATGACCCAAGCCAA AGTATTTGGAGCTGGTTATCCAAGCCTGGCATCTATGACAGTGAATGACTGGTATGATCAGCATCGGAAATATGGAGCATTACCAGATCAGGGCATAGCCGTGACAACACCAG AGCTCAAAAGAACTGCTCAGGAACATGAAGATCAGgaacaaaaggaggaagaagatgatGAACACACACTCCACAGAGCTCGGGAGTGGGATGACTGGAAGGACACCCATCCCAGAGGGTATGGCAACCGACAGAACATGGGTTAG